One region of Mobula birostris isolate sMobBir1 chromosome 24, sMobBir1.hap1, whole genome shotgun sequence genomic DNA includes:
- the dnai2b gene encoding dynein axonemal intermediate chain 2 isoform X1 produces MEIVYVYTKIRSEFGRQCNFSDRPTELQTDIVPDPTLAENFIEKNPVDMFVQVSEDMSEHEVNTEHIATEIRGINHVEGGWPKDVNPNDLEHTMRYRKKVEKDENYVYTLMQLSGLMDHCIRQNNAINIYEEYFEDKEESAGSIDEPPSAKTINVFSDPNEIKRTVSHLSWHPDQGKKLAISYCCLEFQKAGDNMNPDSYIWDLENPNKYEMAIKPVSPLVCLEYNPKDSHILAGGCYSGQIGYWDTRKGSQAVEMPAIEVGHRDPVYKIIWLQSKTGTDCFSTSTDGQVLWWDIRKMSEPVERLILDVTKKDNPDIAYGGVSLEFETTMPTKFMVGTEQGAVILGNRKGKLPAEKIVTTFGGHHGPVYAVQRNPFYPKNFLTVGDWTARIWSEEIRESSIMWTKYHLSNLTDGCWSPVRPTVFFTSKMDGTIDAWDLSFKHSEATLSVKVCDDPLYSLRIQDNGQFLACGSHQGATTLLEFSSSFYAYMKQEKAIASTMFERETKREKILESRQREMRAKERAKSEQEKVGEQQADDEEDTIEFKIAKAERTFFETIAQEKGRFEMEKVDDTKESMSEEEDEDELDDF; encoded by the exons ATGGAGATTGTATACGTTTATACCAAAATACGAAGTGAATTTGGCCGACAGTGCAACTTTTCCGATCGCCCTACAGAACTACAGACTGATATTGTCCCAGATCCAACGTTAGCAGAAAATTTCATTGAGAAAAATCCAGTCGATATGTTTGTACAGGTTTCAGAAGACATGTCGGAACATGAG GTAAATACAGAACATATTGCAACCGAGATTCGAGGGATTAACCACGTGGAGGGTGGTTGGCCTAAAGATGTAAACCCAAATGATCTGGAGCATACCATGCGTTACCGAAAGAAAGTGGAAAAGGATGAAAATTATGTCTACACGCTCATGCAGCTGAGTGGT TTAATGGACCACTGCATTAGACAGAATAATGCTATCAATATTTATGAGGAGTATTTTGAAGATAAAGAGGAGTCTGCGGGATCAATTGATGAACCACCTTCTGCAAAAACCATAAATGTTTTCAG TGACCCTAATGAAATTAAACGGACAGTAtctcatctctcatggcatccagATCAAGGGAAGAAACTGGCAATTTCCTACTGTTGTTTGGAGTTTCAAAAAGCTGGTGATAATATGAATCCTGACTCGTACATCTGGGACTTGG AAAATCCAAATAAGTACGAGATGGCAATAAAACCAGTATCTCCTCTTGTTTGTCTGGAGTATAACCCTAAAGATTCACACATTCTGGCTGGGGGTTGTTACAGTGGACAGATTG GGTACTGGGATACACGAAAAGGAAGTCAGGCAGTCGAAATGCCTGCAATTGAGGTTGGACATCGAGACCCAGTGTATAAAATTATTTGGTTACAGTCTAAAACAGGAACGGATTGTTTTTCTACTTCTACTGATGGACAG GTACTGTGGTGGGATATCCGGAAAATGAGTGAACCAGTGGAAAGACTCATCCTGGATGTAACAAAAAAAGATAATCCAGATATTGCATATGGAGGTGTTTCACTGGAGTTTGAAACCACAATG CCAACCAAGTTTATGGTAGGGACTGAACAAGGAGCCGTAATATTAGGGAATCGAAAGGGAAAATTGCCAGCTGAGAAGATAGTTACTACCTTCGGTGGTCATCATGGTCCTGTCTATGCCGTGCAGAGAAATCCTTTTTACCCAAAGAACTTTCTGACGGTTGGGGACTGGACAGCCAGAATTTGGTCCGAAGAGATCAGGGAATCATCCATCATGTGGACAAA atatcATCTGTCTAATCTCACAGATGGTTGTTGGAGCCCTGTAAGGCCAACTGTCTTCTTCACAAGCAAAATGGATGGTACGATTGATGCCTGGGATTTGTCATTTAAACACAGTGAAGCAACACTTAGCGTTAAG GTGTGTGATGATCCTCTATACAGTTTGCGTATCCAAGACAATGGACAATTCCTTGCCTGTGGTTCTCACCAGGGTGCAACAACTTTGCTTGAGTTTTCATCCAGTTTCTATGCTTATATGAAACAGGAAAAAGCAATTGCAAGTACA ATGTTTGAGAGGGAGACAAAGCGGGAGAAGATTCTAGAATCACGCCAGCGTGAGATGCGGGCAAAAGAACGTGCTAAATCAGAGCAAGAAAAGGTAGGGGAACAGCAAGCTGACGATGAGGAGGATACAATTGAATTCAAAATTGCAAAAGCTGAGAGAACGTTCTTTGAAACTATTGCCCAAGAAAAAGGCAGATTTGAAATGGAGAAAGTCGATGACACCAAG GAATCAATGTCAGAAGAGGAGGATGAAGATGAG CTGGACGACTTTTGA
- the dnai2b gene encoding dynein axonemal intermediate chain 2 isoform X2, with amino-acid sequence MEIVYVYTKIRSEFGRQCNFSDRPTELQTDIVPDPTLAENFIEKNPVDMFVQVSEDMSEHEVNTEHIATEIRGINHVEGGWPKDVNPNDLEHTMRYRKKVEKDENYVYTLMQLSGLMDHCIRQNNAINIYEEYFEDKEESAGSIDEPPSAKTINVFSDPNEIKRTVSHLSWHPDQGKKLAISYCCLEFQKAGDNMNPDSYIWDLENPNKYEMAIKPVSPLVCLEYNPKDSHILAGGCYSGQIGYWDTRKGSQAVEMPAIEVGHRDPVYKIIWLQSKTGTDCFSTSTDGQVLWWDIRKMSEPVERLILDVTKKDNPDIAYGGVSLEFETTMPTKFMVGTEQGAVILGNRKGKLPAEKIVTTFGGHHGPVYAVQRNPFYPKNFLTVGDWTARIWSEEIRESSIMWTKYHLSNLTDGCWSPVRPTVFFTSKMDGTIDAWDLSFKHSEATLSVKVCDDPLYSLRIQDNGQFLACGSHQGATTLLEFSSSFYAYMKQEKAIASTMFERETKREKILESRQREMRAKERAKSEQEKVGEQQADDEEDTIEFKIAKAERTFFETIAQEKGRFEMEKVDDTKGFCIDM; translated from the exons ATGGAGATTGTATACGTTTATACCAAAATACGAAGTGAATTTGGCCGACAGTGCAACTTTTCCGATCGCCCTACAGAACTACAGACTGATATTGTCCCAGATCCAACGTTAGCAGAAAATTTCATTGAGAAAAATCCAGTCGATATGTTTGTACAGGTTTCAGAAGACATGTCGGAACATGAG GTAAATACAGAACATATTGCAACCGAGATTCGAGGGATTAACCACGTGGAGGGTGGTTGGCCTAAAGATGTAAACCCAAATGATCTGGAGCATACCATGCGTTACCGAAAGAAAGTGGAAAAGGATGAAAATTATGTCTACACGCTCATGCAGCTGAGTGGT TTAATGGACCACTGCATTAGACAGAATAATGCTATCAATATTTATGAGGAGTATTTTGAAGATAAAGAGGAGTCTGCGGGATCAATTGATGAACCACCTTCTGCAAAAACCATAAATGTTTTCAG TGACCCTAATGAAATTAAACGGACAGTAtctcatctctcatggcatccagATCAAGGGAAGAAACTGGCAATTTCCTACTGTTGTTTGGAGTTTCAAAAAGCTGGTGATAATATGAATCCTGACTCGTACATCTGGGACTTGG AAAATCCAAATAAGTACGAGATGGCAATAAAACCAGTATCTCCTCTTGTTTGTCTGGAGTATAACCCTAAAGATTCACACATTCTGGCTGGGGGTTGTTACAGTGGACAGATTG GGTACTGGGATACACGAAAAGGAAGTCAGGCAGTCGAAATGCCTGCAATTGAGGTTGGACATCGAGACCCAGTGTATAAAATTATTTGGTTACAGTCTAAAACAGGAACGGATTGTTTTTCTACTTCTACTGATGGACAG GTACTGTGGTGGGATATCCGGAAAATGAGTGAACCAGTGGAAAGACTCATCCTGGATGTAACAAAAAAAGATAATCCAGATATTGCATATGGAGGTGTTTCACTGGAGTTTGAAACCACAATG CCAACCAAGTTTATGGTAGGGACTGAACAAGGAGCCGTAATATTAGGGAATCGAAAGGGAAAATTGCCAGCTGAGAAGATAGTTACTACCTTCGGTGGTCATCATGGTCCTGTCTATGCCGTGCAGAGAAATCCTTTTTACCCAAAGAACTTTCTGACGGTTGGGGACTGGACAGCCAGAATTTGGTCCGAAGAGATCAGGGAATCATCCATCATGTGGACAAA atatcATCTGTCTAATCTCACAGATGGTTGTTGGAGCCCTGTAAGGCCAACTGTCTTCTTCACAAGCAAAATGGATGGTACGATTGATGCCTGGGATTTGTCATTTAAACACAGTGAAGCAACACTTAGCGTTAAG GTGTGTGATGATCCTCTATACAGTTTGCGTATCCAAGACAATGGACAATTCCTTGCCTGTGGTTCTCACCAGGGTGCAACAACTTTGCTTGAGTTTTCATCCAGTTTCTATGCTTATATGAAACAGGAAAAAGCAATTGCAAGTACA ATGTTTGAGAGGGAGACAAAGCGGGAGAAGATTCTAGAATCACGCCAGCGTGAGATGCGGGCAAAAGAACGTGCTAAATCAGAGCAAGAAAAGGTAGGGGAACAGCAAGCTGACGATGAGGAGGATACAATTGAATTCAAAATTGCAAAAGCTGAGAGAACGTTCTTTGAAACTATTGCCCAAGAAAAAGGCAGATTTGAAATGGAGAAAGTCGATGACACCAAG GGTTTTTGCATCGATATGTGA